Proteins from a genomic interval of Panicum virgatum strain AP13 unplaced genomic scaffold, P.virgatum_v5 scaffold_4394, whole genome shotgun sequence:
- the LOC120694249 gene encoding ribosomal protein S2, mitochondrial-like: protein MTILSTVCTKLLCTNAHLGRRVAAHHFKVYIRGSRNGIAILDSDKTLICLRNALHFIGSLIRQNGRSFFLKTNHFFIYLIMEKMIYSIMEKMGSCINDSQWKIGAFLTNSYANPKKFRSRITAMNATLPLFWNRASGMRTYSSSSSSPGPRSRGQRLPFYLFCLIGIALLSAGPCWLLWYLNLDLFFEMLFESLSSLGSYLYIFSLY from the coding sequence ATGACAATCCTTTCAACTGTCTGTACAAAATTACTTTGTACGAATGCACATCTCGGCCGTCGGGTAGCTGCTCACCATTTTAAAGTCTATATCCGTGGTTCCAGAAATGGAATTGCTATTCTCGATTCAGACAAGACACTGATTTGTTTACGAAACGCTCTTCATTTTATAGGATCTCTCATTCGTCAAAATGGCCGTTCCTTCTTTTTAAAGACTAATCATTTCTTTATATATTTGATAATGGAAAAAATGATATATTCGATAATGGAAAAAATGGGGAGCTGTATCAATGATTCTCAATGGAAGATCGGGGCTTTTTTGACCAATTCTTATGCTAATCCTAAGAAATTCCGTTCAAGAATCACAGCAATGAACGCAACACTTCCACTTTTTTGGAATAGGGCTTCCGGAATGAGGACttactcctcttcttcttcctcccccggGCCAAGGAGCCGTGGTCAACGACTTCCTTTCTATCTTTTTTGTTTGATAGGTATCGCTTTGCTATCCGCCGGCCCGTGCTGGCTCCTATGGTATTTGAATTTAGACCTGTTTTTTGAGATGCTTTTTGAAAGCCTCTCAAGCCTGGGCTCTTACCTCTATATTTTTTCTCTATACTAA